In the Glycine max cultivar Williams 82 chromosome 6, Glycine_max_v4.0, whole genome shotgun sequence genome, AGTTTCAATGATGGTCTTGTTCATCCAAAATGCAGGCCATGatcaatttttattctttttttcctgTGAATCTAGGCTATATATCCCAGTTGAAAATTAGAGACTCATCTTCCAAAGTATTGAGGTTCATTTAAGAGACTGACTTCTAATGAATGTTCTTCCATACATAAGGAGCCGAGgatcaatttttattcaaatcacaTATAAAAATTGACATATCTTAATCTTAATATTATACAATTATACAAAAACCAATGTAACaaacaagtaaaataatatGCACCAGGGAACGGTGGGATCAGCATAATTGCATGAAGGATATCAAATACCAATAATGATAtctaaaaaagagagagagagagaattagagaaaaaaaagaaaagaattaccATCGCTTGTTGGTGCGGGAGCCGGAGCAGTGACTTGTGAAGAAGCCACTGTCATAAGAGCTGCAAGAATGAGGCTAAGGAAGGCAACCACCCTCAATGAAGCACTGGAAACGGCCATGTTtctctttaaaattatatgtctttcttgttcttgtttttgaCTTATTGTTTTCTCTCTGTCTCTCCCCTCTCCTTCTCTTGATTCTCTCAAACTTtaggagagaaagaaagaaagaaaggagagaGAAGCCAAAGCAGCAAAACTTGCGTGTAAGAAAGTTGTTAGGGTGGTGAGAATCAAGAGGCTTTATGGAGTCCCTTTTATACTGTCAATACAACCTTCCATAGTCACACGAGCCACCTTTGTTGAGATTAGGAATGAAGGGTGCACCCGCACCTTTAGGGAACTAATCTCAGATTTCCTCTCCTTTCCTTTCGTTCTATACttttactaataataatatttcaccAACGCAACTCATATTAAGCATGCGGTCATCAGTACAATTCCCTGACGACTCGTACGTAtggaaaaaaacatatattgaaaaagattaatttcttaattgagTCACAATACCTCGAAAGATGAAAGATTAGTCCTTAGTTTTTggctaaaaaaatattctaattcacccaaaaacataattaagtaGTACATGTTTAGTTtcccataagaaaaaaaatccttcaaaattTCCATGTATTGCCACATGAAAAGTTTTACTTTAtggatcaattaaattaatgataagtatgatatttaaaataattattataaaaattaaaatatttaccaTACATGAtagtgattaaatgagacttCAAAAACTCTGTACCGTTAATTAGA is a window encoding:
- the LOC100305980 gene encoding Arabinogalactan protein 41-like precursor; this translates as MAVSSASLRVVAFLSLILAALMTVASSQVTAPAPAPTSDGTTIDQAVAYVLMLVALVLTYIMH